GCCAAGTGTCAGTTTGCCCACGGCATGGATGAGCAGCGTGGCTTGAGCAGGCACCCGAAGTACAAAACCGAGCCTTGCCGCACGTTCCACACTATTGGCTTCTGCCCCTATGGCGCGCGATGTCACTTTATCCATAACGCAGACGAGCAGCTCGGGCCGGATGGCGGAGCGCCACCTCAGCGACAAAATACGACAGAACGCCCACAGCTGCTGCGTCACAGCATCAGTTTCGCTGGCTTCTCCTCTCCTCAAGCGCTGACCGGATTCCAACTCGTTCCAGAACCCATGCTGTTCTCCAGGGCCTCCTCGGTATCATCCCCGCCCTCCACAGGTAGCCCAGAATTGCTGTCCCCATTGTTTCCAGAGCCTGCTACACTGAAGCACAACTATCCGTTCTCGTCTGACTTTGGAAACGACCAGATTAATAACAACCCTCACTTTTATACTATCACTGACTCTAAGTGCCAAACTGTCTGTGTGCAAAAGTCAGCTGTACAGAACTCTCACCGCAATGCCTTCTCATTCAGCCGCATGCCTGCCATGCAGCGTTGTGCTtcacctgactctctctctgaccaggAAGGCTACACCAGCTCCAGTAGCCTGAGTGGTTGTGAGTCCCCTGGCCTTGAGGGCAGACGTCTCCCCATCTTTAGCCGTCTCTCTGTCACAGATGACTGAACTTTGACTgcatattgttttttattttattataaggTACACGTATACTGTTGTATACCCGTTTTAGCTACTATGGGTGCCTCAACAAGCTTTACAGTATCCGTGATGTCTTTGCTGAGAGAGTTCTGTTGTGGAATTTTCTGTACCCATTTCGAAAAAAAAACATGCCAGTAATGATAATTTTGGGCTTGGTATAAGGACAAACCTATTGTGCACACATGTGCTTTTTACAACATCAATGGTTCTCCTTGTAGCCTTGCCCTTTAGTGTGTAACCAAAGCTGAATATAGTATATTGTCTTGTAGGCAGAGTAAATGTTGAAACTTATCCCAAAATGTAGCTTGGTCTACTGTAATTTTTTTAGTAAAGGCAACTAATTGACAGTATTATCAAGTAGTCTAACCATATGGCTTTTTGGAGATGTATTTATTTTGTATGTTTTGCAGAGTTTGTTTATGATTGTGTTATGCATTTGTATATGATGCAGAAGAATATGCTTTACTATTCGCTTTGTTTGAGCTATCATGTAGCTTTAGAACTTTGCATTGCTTGAGTGTAGACACTGCAAGGACCATGTCCACCACCATCTCGTTATGCCAGTGAAAACAATACTTGTGTTACAAGTTACCTTGTTCAATCAGTAAATATACGTATTGCCCTCACCGGTCATAATAAGATGCTACAGAGAATGTGTTAGGTCTTTCATATGTTCTAACCCAACAAGTGCATTTCAGCATTTAGTTTGggttcaacatttcaacattcaAGTTCAAGTTTCAAAGCCCCTGAAACATTAGTCCATTTTTGCTTACTCAGTGAGACAGGATTCTCATACACCATTTTGTGACTGTTTATATCATATTATAAACATGATTTGTGGTGTTATGTGAGGTAATAACATAGGCAAACAATGTTGCCACAATGACAATGAATGAGTAATATGGGTTACATCAACATGTTGGTCTCTTGCACACTAGCTGTTATTACTACGTGTATTTTATCTTACAATGAACTTGTCTTTTGCGAGCCAAGAGTTTATTTTGTAGCTCATCTACAGCAAGAAAGGACTGTGATTGTCTTTACTTTTAGCCTTAACTGTGATGGAAAAACAAACAAGGCTTTGCATTTGTTAAATTAAAActtatttattttgtttttcaaAGCAAAAATGATAGTGTTGGTTATATATTATGTTGTTTTCTATATAATTTAAGTGTGTTGTTTACATTCCATGGGATATTAATCCCGGTTTCTATCTTAATATATTTTTACCTGTTCGGTTCAAAATAAAACTCTTTTGGAAATCACTATCTCACTGACTTGTTTTACTTAGAGGCACACTGCTCTTCATACAATTACTGTTATGCAATAAAGTGATATTATTACTCATCTTAGAAAAAGTGACATTAACAGACAATAACAAGTTTTATAATTATGTATGCTTTCTAAGAGGAAAAAGAGTAGGATAAAATGTTTGTAATGGAGATTGAACAAGAATGGCTCTCTGCACAACATGAGAACATGATACAAAAATGATATTTTATTtgaacacacacaaagacagaaggGAACAGAAGTTGGgttttatgtgtgtattgtttggcTTTGTTCTGGCATTCTGGTGCTAGCAGACTAAGAACATCCCACTGCTGAATAATCCCAGACAATAGCGATTGGCCATTCTATTGAAAAGTTGGGGTGGAGGGGGTTATTGCAAGACATGAAAAGGCATGGGGCTCTCCTCGTGGTGCAGCCCTTTTGTgagactgctctctctttcttactAACATCTGTATGCTAATGCTAGCCCATGGAAATGGGCTGAAGCAGGGGAGGGCGATTTGCAAGTCCATTGAGGAGTCATAGGTCCAGGGAGCAGATTTATTGGGGACTACgagaagggggagggggtgtAGAGGCTTTCAGTTGAATGTCCCAACTGTTTAccaagaggagaaggagaaggaggtgTAGCAGAGAGGGGTGTGTGCGTTTGTCTGAGAGTTATAAGCAAAGATCATTCAGGCAATACTTGAGACATCCAAGAGACGGACTGAAAAAACACAGCAACATTTCCCAACTGTAATCCATAAGAGGATTCTAATGCACTGCTTTCAACAATACACCTTGTgattataaatacagtatatagaccTATCCATACATGTATTCACATTCTTTGATAACCTTTTGACCTACTTGCATATGGATAACTATGGAAGTGATGTAGTTACAAATTGTTTTGGTAGTGATGTTGtttagtatacagtgcattcggaaagtattcagaccccttgactttttccacataaaattgattaaatcgtttttttccctcatcaatctacacacaataccccataatgacaaagcataaacatgtttttagaaatgttagctaattaaaaaaaatatgtaaacacTGAAATaacaatttacataagtattcagaccctttactcagtactttgttgaagcacctttggcagagattacagcctcaagtattttgagattacagcctcaagtatttttgggtatgacgctacaagcttggcccacctgtatttgaggagtttctcccattcttctctgcagatcctctcaagctctgtcaggttggatggggagcgtcgctgcacagctattttcaggtctccagagatgttcgatcgtgttcaagtccgggctctggctgggccactcaaggacattcagagacttgtcccaaagccactcctgcgttgtcttggctgtgtgcttagggtcgttgtcctgttggaaggtgaacctttgccccagtctggtcctgagcgctctggagcaggttttcatcacggatctctctgtactttgctccgttcatctttgcctcgatcctgactagtctcccagtccctgccactgaaaaacattcccacagcatgatgctgccacaaccatgcttcaccgtagggatggtgtcaggtttcctccagatgtgacacttggcattcaggtgtgtgcctttccaaatcatgtccaatcaattgaatttaccacagctggactccaatgaagttgtagaaacatctccaggatgatcaatggaaacaggatgcacctgagctcaatttcgagtctcatagcaaagggtctgaatactaatgtaaataaggtatttctgtttttgctttgtcattatgtgtgtagattgcaaaaaatgaatttaaaaaaatcaattttagaataaggctttaacgtaacaaaatgtggaaaaggtcaaggggtctgaatactttccgaaggcactctaTATGAGGCTTATGTTGAAGTGCAATTTACTTGTACTACAATCCCCTGGTTTATTAAAGAGGTGCTTCCCTCTAGTGGCGAAGAGAAAAAAGCATTTACCTTTGGTAATAAGTAAGATTTCCACTGTATGCAATGTTTAGGGATTCTTCACTGATGATTTAAACTGACATTGATACGTTTGTTCAAGTCATAATTCTAACATATTAAGGCTCTCTATTCATCATTGTGATCCAttcaagtggtcctctgtagctcaactggtagagcacggcgcttgtaacgccaaggtagtgggttcgatccctgggaccacccatacacaaaaatgtatgcacgcatgactgtaagtcgctttggataaaagcgtctgctaaatggcatattatattattatcattCGAGGGGCCCCCTTGACTAAATATTATTTAGAATTGTACAATTAGGGCTAAAAACCTCAAAAGCCGCTGGTGTCAAATGCATTAATGTTTCAATGGTCGTCGTCAATCGTCATATAAGTGGTACCCGGATTATCGAGCGCAGTGATTGATATGAGCCAATGTGCAACGAGTAGGTAAAGTCAGAAGCATGGAGAAATAAACAGGCCTAGGCTACACCAGTAAAAATAATAATCAcataaaatatagtcgttgcataagtattcaccccaattgtttaggcaagcctaaattagttcagaagtaaaatttggcttaacaaatcacatagtaagttatatggactcactctgtgtgaaataattggggttgacatgatttttgaatgactaccccttcctctgtcccccatacattcaACATCTGCAAGATCCCAGTCAAGTATTgattttcaagcacagattcaactacaaagaccataTATGTTTTTCTGTTAAAATCCAAAattctaatcaggtccctacacaggctcagaaggatcctgtgagggcAGAACATTTTCTGGTGACAGTAGTCCTTGCAGTGCTTCTGCATTGAAGTCTTGGGAGCCCCAAAAATGTCTCGCTGCAGATATAATGAGGTCCAGCTTATTGGACTTCTTAGACACTTGTttagtacaattaataactgtggctataaacGCTACAAAATCCACCTTCACAATGAGTGTATACAGATCACTTGATTGACTTAaaacatttgcaactggttgaggtgcatccaccgccatatcttcttcagcactgtggcctcttgccccttcgactctcttcactgcctccacATAGGAAAtctgctgtacagccctgatccttgacacctcaacatCTTTCACCCTAACAAGGTACTCAAAAATGTCAGGGGTATGATCCTTACCACATATACAACCTTTTCCATTCACATATTCTTCAATAACATACTTCTCCAGTCTGCAAACATTTGACACATGGCCTATCGTTCGCAATTCCCACACTGTAGTGGTTTGGACCCAAATGCTCTCACCCCATACTTCACATATCCAAGCTTCACATGTGCAGGTAGAGCCTCCTCAAAGAACAAGAATATCGAAaggcttttctctttctttccatTTACCATACAGGTCAGGCAACGTGCCCTGACCACTCCTGGGATTTTCTGAATAAGGTACTCGACATCTAGATCTAACGACACTTCATATATAATACATGTTACTTCCGACGTGGGCAATTTAGCCAGATCCAGTGCACACTTCTTCTGTTCTTTGTCTACACAATTAACCAAAACAAGGCCGCTTCTAGACACCTTGATTTAATCCATCTTTCCCACTGCTCTCTTCACAGTCCTCAATAGTACAAATGGATATTACAAATGAGCCTCCTTGTCCAAAAAACGCAGTCCAACAAGAAATGCATTATTGGACAGATCCTTGTCTTCCACTACAACTTTTGCTCGTTTCGTTCCATTCGTTGATTTCACAATTTTCCATTCATTGTCACACACTTTACTTGCTGCACTTGCCGCAGATTGAAGCAACATTTCCATGGATGCTGCCATTTTCCATttttgcagtggtgtaaagtacttaagtaaaaatacactgctcaaaaaaataaagagaacacttaaacaacacatcctagatctgaatgaatgaaataatcttattaaatacttttttctttacatagttgaatgtgctgacaacaaaatcacaaaatgatcaatggaaatcaaatgtatcaacccatggaggtctggatttggagtcaccctcaaaattaaagtggaaaactacaggctgatccaactttgatgtaatgtccttaaaacaagtcaaaatgaggctcagtagtgtgtgtggcctccacgtgcctgtatgacctccctacaacgcctgggcatgctcctgatgaggtggcggatggtctcctgagggatctcctcccagacctggactaaagcatccaacAACcactggacagtctgtggtgcaacgtggcgttggtggatggaacgagacatgatgtcccagatgtgctcaattggattcaggtctggggaacgggcgggccagtccatagcatcaatgccttcctcttgcaggaactgctgacacactccagccacatgaggtctagcattgtcttgcattaggaggaacccagggccaaccgcaccagcatatggtctcacaagtgttctgaggatctcatctcggtacctaatggcagtcaggctacctctggcgagcacatggagggctgtgcgtccccccaaagaaatgccaccccacaccatgactgacccaccgccaaaccggtcatgctggaggatgttgcaggcagcagaacgttctccacggcgtctccagactctgtcacgtctgtcacatgtgctcagtgtgaacctgctttcatttgtgaagagcacagggcgccagtggcgaatttgccaatcttgttgttctctggcaaatgccaaacgtcctgcacggtgttgggctgtaagcacaacccccacctgtggacgtcgggccctcataccaccctcatggagtctgtttctgacggtttgagcagacacatgcacatttgtggcctgctggaggtcattttgcagggctctggcagtgctcctcctgctcctccttgcacaaaggcggaggtagcggtcctgctgctgggttgttcccctcctacagcctcctccacgtctcctgatgtactggcctgtctcctggtagcgcctccatgctctggacactacgctgacagacacagcaaaccttcttgacacagctcgcattgatgtgccatcctgggtgagctgcactacctgagccacttgtgtaggttgtagactccgtctcatgctaccactagagtgaaagcaccgccagcattcaaaagtgaccaaaacatcagccaggaagcaaaggaactgagaagtggtctgtggtcaccacctgcagaaccacttctttattgggggtgtcttgctaattgcctataatttccacctgttgtctattccatttgcacaacagcatgtgaaatttattgtcaatcagtgttgcttcctaagtggacagtttgatttcacagaagtgtgattgacttggagttacattgtgttgttaaagtgttccctttatttttttgagcagtgtactttaaagtactacttaagtagttttttggggtatctgtactttactttactatttatacattcctaaagaaaataatatactttttactccatacattttccctgacacccaaaagtactcgttccATTTTGAATGCtaagcaggacagaaaatggttcaattcacacacttattaaGAAAACATccattgtcatccctactgcctctgatctggcagactcacttaacacaaatgctttgtttgtaaattgtgtctgagtgttggtgtggctatggctatccgtacattttaaaaataagaaaattgtgccgtctggtttgcttaatattagAACATTTTAATTATTcgtactttcacttttacttttgatacttaagtatagtttagcaattacatttacttttgatacttaagtatatttaaaaccaaatacttttagacttttactcaagtaatattttactgggtgactttcacttttacttttgtaatattatattaagatatctttacttttactcaagtatgacaattgggtactttttgcACCACTGCACTTTGGAACCGTTAATAAAACCTGATCGCCCacacctacactaccggtcaaaagttttagaacacctactcattcaagggtttttctttatttttaatgtgttctagattgtagaataatagcaaagacatcaaaactatgaaagaacacatatggaattatgtagtaaccaaaaaagtgttaaacaaatcaaaatatattttcaaatagccaccctttgccttgatgacagctttgtacacgcttggcattctctcaaccagcttcatgaggtagtcacctggaatgcatttcaattaacaggtgtgccttcataaaagttaatttgtggaattgctttccttcttaatgtgtttgagccaatcagttgtgttgtgacaaggtagtggagGGGGGTAtaagaagatagccctatctggtaaaagaccaagtccatattatggcaagaacagctcaaataagcaaagagaaacgacagtccatcaatactttaagacatgaaggtcagtcaatatggaacatttcaagaactttgaacgtttttcttcaagtgcagtcgcaaaaaccatcaagccctatgatgaaactggctctcaagaggaccgccacaggaatggaagacccagagttacctctgctgcagaggataagttaattagagttaccagcctcagaaattgcagcccaaataaatgcttcacaagttcaagtaacagacacatctcaacatcaactgttcataggagactgtgtgaatcaggccttaattgtcgaattgctgcaaagaaaccactacaaaaggacaccaataagaagaagagacatgcttgggccaagaaacacgagcaatggacattagaccggaggaaatttgtcctttggtctggagtccaaatttgagagtttttgttccaacagccgtgtctttgtgagacgcggtgtggttaAACGGATGatatctgcatgtgtatttcccaccgaaaagcacggaggaggaggtgttatgttgtgggggtgctttgctggcaacactgtctgtgatttatttagaattcaaggcacacttaaccagcttggctaccacagcattctgcagcgatacgccatcccatctggtttgggcttagtggaactatcatttgtttttcaacaggacaatgacccaacacacctccaggctgtgtaagggctattttactaaaaaggagagtgatggagtgctgcatcagatgaactggcctccacaatcccccgacctcaacacaattgagatggttgggGATGAGtccgaccgcagagtgaaggaaaagcagccaacaagtgctcagcatatgtcggaactccttcaagactgttggaaaagcattccaggtgaagctggttgagagaatgccaagagtgtacaaagctggcatcaaggcaaaggttggctatttgaagaatctcaaatataaaatatatatttgaattgtttaacacttttttggttactatatgattccatatgtgttatttcatagttctgatgtcttcactattattctacaatgtagaaaatagtaaaaaaaataaagaaaaacccttgaatgagtaggtgttctaaaaactTTGAACGATAGTGTAAGTCATTATCAAGGCTTCCTGGCAGAACTAATCCCCTGACCCGGCTGGTGCTGCCACCTGGGGATGAGGTGTGGAAGTGTAGTATGTTGtccatctatactgaacaaaaatatatatttacatttacgtcatttagcagacgctcttatccagagcgacttacagttagtgagtgcatacattttcatactgcccccccgtgggaaacgaacccacaaccctggcgttgcaaacgccatgctctaccaactgagctacagagggcctaCTATGACATCTGTCTACTTCAAATCAGAACAGAAATATCTACTCCCAATAAAGAGGTACAGCTGATTTAGTAACCACATCAACTCATTCAGCCAACTTCCCACTGTTGAATTAACTGCCATGGAACTTTTCAGAACTTTCAAATGATAACAATGGAGGAGCACATTCTAAGCATGAGACAATGAGTAAACATTGTGACTTTGACACTAATCAGCTACCTTGACCACTTTTCTCAACACCGCAGACAAAAACTTAAAGCAGATGACACCTTGGTGcacttctctgctattcaaatcggAAATCAGAACAGCAATAACAACTACCAatcacccccccacacccacacacTATCCACACCTTCAACTAGTCCAACTGAACCTTGTTTTATCCCTCCATCATTAGGTCTTCCATCCCTGTATCCTTACTTTATTTATCTATCCAGTCATAACTTTCTTTTATAGTTTGATTAAGAAATTAATGTATGGTTGAATTAAGGGATAAACGCTAGGATAAAATAAAGttttgtaatttattttaaaCTTCAATGCCTCCTTGTCTTTTGTACTCTATTATTACAGTTGTCATATATTGTGGTATTCTAGTAGGAGAGTGGATAAAAGTGTAGTAGGCTAGTCTGAGTGTAGTTATTTGTAATGAAATGTGTGATCTAAGTGCCCCACAATCCAAAGTAATAAGGTTGATAGTGTAGTCTATCAAAGTAATTAGACCAATTAATTAACTAAATTTTACTGTGACTATATTTAACTTATTGGCTTAAGTAAAACATTTACATGCCTCACACTAAACTACCCCCCATATCGTAACAATATTTATGTTTTCCCTTTCTGTAATACACATGATTTCCAGTGATCTATTTGTGACACTCATTTATGCACGGGTTGATGGTCACTAGacttgatactgaatgttatggaTTGTACTCATATCGTTTGATAGTGATTGACGCCAGAGCTACTGAAGGTGCAAAGACCGAGGACACACTAACTGTTATTGTATTGATGACATTATGAACAATGTGTGATTTTGTAGCTGCTGGCAAAGTTACTGTCTTTTGCTTTGACTTTGTACAAGCCTCTCGGGTTGATGTTTACAGAACATTTAGTACTGTCTTAAAAGGGCCAGTCAACAAGAGGCCCGTTAGACATTTTCTATGCTTCTGTTTTGGAGatgtatgggcggcaggtagcttagtggttaagagcgttgtgccagtaaccgaaaggtcgctggttctaatccccgagccgactaggtaaaaaatctgtcgatgtgcccttgagcaaggcacttaaccctaattgctcctgtaagtcgctctggataagagcgtctactaaaatgtaaaaatgagatgTCTCCCTGAATTCTTGTATTAAACTGGATTGGTCTTTGATTGATTTGATCAACTGCTGCTCTCCTTTTTGTTCACCTGGAAATTATGTTGCAGTGATATAACATGCATTTTCATCTAGTGCTTTACAATGTAGCATAGCCTTTGCCACCTTATATTTGCTAAATGATTTGTGAAAGGGGGGGTCAGAGAGAAGGCAGAAAGGGGGTATATCAATTCACAACAGACTCACTGCACAGAGGTGTCTGGGGTGAAGTTTCTCCGTTGGGGactagtgtgtatgtgtctgggGGGAGGTATCCGAGTTCCATCAGCCAGGACTAGATATTGTGCCCATCCATCCTTGTGCAAAGGGACACACCTCTCTAACGGTTATGACTGTACGCGTAGGCACATGACAAGTCTGTTTTTTTTCGGGCATGTTTAGTTGACTGTATGTATTTACATTTTTTGGCATGTATGAGCATGCATGATCATACGTGCATGAGCCTGAGGGTggatgtttgtgtatgtgtgtgtgtatttggtgGGGTTAACAGTATGTATCTACTCCGAACCTGAAGCAACAGCGGACTCACTATTTGTTgatcttatttttattttcatatttacttTAATTTCTATATGTCCTACTTACAATCCATACTGACTGTCTACGTTCTATCTCAAACTATTATATGTCCAGTCTAAACTATACAACTTTAAAAGTGCGAGGGTTTAACTCACTTATAAAAAATAACAACATGTTTGGAGCTACTTAGACATACATTTCTTTAGCTCACCATTCAAGACACACGTAACAACATCAGATATTAATCGATTTCAAAATAAACACTATAAGGTTATATCTTATTCATGTGCTGCTAACAAAACTAAAGGTGTTTTGATTGCTATCAAGTGAAAGCTTAATGTAAAGATTGAGGTGTCTGGCAGATATAATGATGGAAGGTGACTAAACGGATGGTAGAGGAATTTAGCCATCATGAAAGCTGAATGCAAAAGTGTTACAAATTCTGAGGAAGTATTTCTCCACTTGCGAACAAGGCAGAAAATGTATGAAAATGCAGAGACCTAGTAGACTGTTGGCATGGAGACTAAAGCAATCGGAACACTGGGCAGCAATGAATATAATGAAAAATAAAGATGGTGCACTCTTTACCCACCCTTCTCAAAGCAATGAAGCCTTAACTGCTTTTTACTCTAACATTTACACATCTGAGCTCTCTTTATCTCATAAGATCC
The DNA window shown above is from Coregonus clupeaformis isolate EN_2021a chromosome 6, ASM2061545v1, whole genome shotgun sequence and carries:
- the LOC121567407 gene encoding mRNA decay activator protein ZFP36L1: MPSDFLTPFLELEDEFCKNFRGLDMPYDAPATTQMQRVVGFQRRHSLCPVTLPNSKFNSGSVDPIGDPAYWALTNTANQQWSLKHQQQLPRSSLNHIPFRVDRSVSMIEGHVGSLGSSEQQLPTTPPLMPPPGLSISTSSLSSPKSLAPSPPISTRYKTEMCRTYEESGTCKYGAKCQFAHGMDEQRGLSRHPKYKTEPCRTFHTIGFCPYGARCHFIHNADEQLGPDGGAPPQRQNTTERPQLLRHSISFAGFSSPQALTGFQLVPEPMLFSRASSVSSPPSTGSPELLSPLFPEPATLKHNYPFSSDFGNDQINNNPHFYTITDSKCQTVCVQKSAVQNSHRNAFSFSRMPAMQRCASPDSLSDQEGYTSSSSLSGCESPGLEGRRLPIFSRLSVTDD